The genomic region TCCACGCCAGGAAAAATCCTACCAGTTGCCACATTGCGTCGAGGCCGAGACAGCCCGGCATGACCGGGTCATTGTCGAAGTGACATTGGAAGAACCAGAGATCCGGACGGATATCGAGCTCGGCGGTCATCAGGCCACGCTCGTACTTGCCGCTGGTGTCGTCGATGTGCGTGATGCGATCGAACATCAACATCGGCGGTGACGGCAACTGCGCATTGCCAGCGCCGAACAACTGGCCGTGGCTGCAGCCGATCAATTCGTCGTAGCTGTAGCTCGATTGCTGGCGGCCGCTGACGATGATGGGCGCGTCGGCGTTGATGGGAGCGCTGGATTTGGCCATAAAACTCGAGTGCGAAGGGAAGGCGGCAGTATAGCCAATGCCCACGCCCCTCGCGAGAGCGTCAGCGGCGTCTGCCTTTAGCCGAATTCGATTTCGACGTGCGCGTGCGTGCCGGCGGCAGAGGATTCGAAGGACAGTCTGCCGTTGTAGATGTCCTCGACCATATCGCGCACGATGGCCAGCCCGATGCCATGCCCCTCGACCGATTGATCAAGGCGCGTGCCGCGCTCGACCAGCAGCTCGAGCTGGTTCTCCGCGATGCCCGGACCGTCGTCGACGATTTCGAGTTCCAGGCGCGGCGCACCATTGGCGGACTTGCCACGTGTCGCCTTGACCACCACCCGCGTGCGGGCCCACTTGCAGGCGTTGTCCGCGAGGTTGCCGATGATTTCCATGAGGTCACCCTCGTCGCCGAAAAACACGGCCTGGGAATCGAGTTCCGCCACCAGTTCCAGGTTGCGATGGGCATGTACCTTGCGCAGCGTATCGAGCAGGCGCAGGGCCACCGGTTCCACCATCAAGGGCGGCGCCAGCAGCGAACGTCCGGCGGCCGCCGCGCGATGCAGATGGTATTCGACCGTGCGATCGATGCGGCCCAGCTGTTCGCTCGCCACCTCGCGCGCGATCTCCTGGTGCTCGGCCGAGAATTCGTTGCGCAGGACCGCCAACGGCGTCTTGATGGAATGCGCGAGATCGCCCAGCGCGTTGCGGTAGCGTCGCAGGCTCTCGCGATTGTGTCTGAGCAGTCGATTGAGATTGCGCGTCAGCGACTGCAATTCCTTGGGGTAGGTGCCCGTGATCGCTTCGCGGCTGCCGGCCTCGATTTCGCGCACTTCGTCATCCACGCTGCGCAGCGGCCGCAGGCCCCAGTTGAGATTCAAGGTTTGCACCACCAGCAGGCCGACGCTCAGGCCCGCGAACCACATCCACAGGCTGCGACGAAAGCGCGTGACGGTGCTCAGGTAGAGGTTTTCGTTCTCGCAGGCCTGGATCACGAACTGTCGCGCCTTACGTTTGCCCGCGCCTTCCCACAGGATGGCGTAGCCCAGCGAGAACAAGCCTTCATTGGCCGAGGTGGTGGTGCGCTCGAGTCGCCAGGTGCCGGTCTGTATGCGGCGCGGCAGGGGCAAACTCAAGCCGAGCAGGGAGCGACTCTGCCAACGGGTCTTGCCGTTATCGGAAAGGATGCGCACGTAGTT from Pseudomonadota bacterium harbors:
- the fabA gene encoding bifunctional 3-hydroxydecanoyl-ACP dehydratase/trans-2-decenoyl-ACP isomerase, yielding MAKSSAPINADAPIIVSGRQQSSYSYDELIGCSHGQLFGAGNAQLPSPPMLMFDRITHIDDTSGKYERGLMTAELDIRPDLWFFQCHFDNDPVMPGCLGLDAMWQLVGFFLAWKGGLGRGRALGGADIQFTGQVTPDKKLVRYTVDIRRIIARGLVMGIADATMEVDGKLIYTGSNLRVGLFTADQL